Within Conexibacter woesei DSM 14684, the genomic segment GGAGAGCACGACCGTCGCGGTGAGCAGCCTCGTCGACCGCGAGGCGCTCGTGCGCAAGGTCCAGTTCCCGCGGCTCGTGATCCCGCTGTCGGTGGTCACGACCGCGCTGATGAACCTCGCGCTCAACCTGGTCGTGGTCGTGATCTTCCTGCTCATCTCGGGCGGGTCGGTGCGCCTGAGCTGGTTGGAGATCCCCTTCCTCGTCGTCCTGCTGGCGCTCTTCGCCGCCGGGATCTCGACGCTGATCTCAGCACTCTACGTGCGCTACCGCGACATCAGACCCGTGTGGGACGTGCTGCTCCAGATGCTGTTCTACGGCACGCCGATCTTCTACACGCTCGACGTCATCAACAACAAGACGCTCGAGCACGTGCTGCTGATCAACCCGCTCGCCGTGATAATCCAGCAATTCCGGCATGCAGTGATCGATCCGAGCCATCCGAGCGCGGTGGAAGCCGCCGGCGGCTGGCTGCTGCTGCTCGCCCCGACCACGATCCTCGTCCTGCTGGTCGTGGGCGGCTACCGGTACTTCGACCGCGCCGCGCCGCGAATCGCCGAAGACCTCTGAGCATGGGCGGGCGCGCTCGCCGTTCCACGCTCGCAGGACGGTTGCGCGCCGCGATCCACGGCGAGGGTGCGGAGGAGGTCGAGCGGTTCCACATCAAGGGGATCGATCCGATCCGCGACCTGCGGCAGTGCCTGCCGGGCTTCGCGCCCACCGTCGTGGTGGACGTCGGCGCAAACGTCGGACAGTCCGCGGCGGTGTTCGCAGCTGCGTTTCCCCACGCGGAGATCCTCTGCTTCGAGCCCGTCTCCAGCGTCTTCGAGGAGCTTCAGCAGCGGTTCGCGGTCTCCCGTCGCGTGCACTGCGTCCGCTGCGCGCTGGGCGCCGAGAGCGGGAGCGGCTCGATCGTCCTCAGCGGCTCGACGCTGCACTCGCTCGCGGCGTCCCCGACGGCGGAGAGCGCCGGCGGCACCGAGCCGGTCGAGGTCCGCACGCTCGACGAGGTCTGTCGTGAACGGGGGATCGAGCACGTCGACCTGCTCAAGATCGACACCGAAGGCTTCGACCTCGAGGTGCTGCGCGGCGCCGAGGAGCTGCTCGCGCAGCAGCGGGTCGACGTCGTCGAGGTGGAGGCGGGAATGAACCCCGAGAACTCCACCCACGTTCCGTTCGAGACGCTCAAGCGCCATCTCGAGCGGCACGACTACCGCCTCTTCGGGATCTACGAGCAGAAGGAGGAGTGGCCAACGCTTCAGCCGCACCTGCGGCGCACCAATCCGGTCTACATCTCGCAGCGGACGATCGACCGCCACCGCGGGCACTCTCCAGGGACTCCGCCGTAGCGATGCAGCTCGCGTTCGTCTGTCTCGATCCGACGCCGGGCGCCGCATCAGAGCCGCGTCGAGCGGTGTTCTCGACCGCGGCCGCGCTCGCCGCCGAGCATGACGTGACCGTGTTCGTCTCCGCGGCCGGCGAGCCGCCGCGCACGGCAGCCGGAGACGACGCGCCGCCGTTCCGCACCGTCGTCGTCGACGAACCGCAGGAGACCGGCGGCGGGTTCTCGTTCCCCGCCCACCAGCGCAGCAGCGTCGCGCTCGACGCGCTGCGCGACGTCTACGGCGACGCCGGGCCCGACCTCGTCGAGTTCATCGACCGCGGAGGCGAAGGCGCCGTCACCGTCCAGGCCCGGATCACGCGCGATCCGTTCCTCGCCGGCACGCGCGTCGTCATCCGCGCATGCGGGAGCGACGAGATGCTGCGGACGCTCGACGGCTGGCTGCCGGACGACGCGCACGCCAACCTGCTGCACGAGCTGGAGCGCACCAGTCTGCGGCACGCGGACCTCCTGCTCGTCCCGAGCCGCCACGTCGAGACGACGTACAGGCGCTTCTACGGCGACCGCGACGCGCTCGCACCGGTCCGCACCGTGCGGCCCGGATTCCGCCCGCCAGCCGCCGCGGATGCGCCGGGGCCGCCGACTGCGCAGGGCCCGTCGACCCCGCCGGACGATCGGCCCCTTCGGCTGCTCGTCCCGGGGCCGCTCGATCCCCGCCGCGGCGCCGCCGTGCTCGTGGAGGCGCTCCTCGGCCTCGACCCGCAGATCCCATGGCAGCTCACGCTGTGCGGGCCTGACCGCGAGGTCGGCGGGCTCCGGACCTCGATGCGCGCCCAACTGGAGCTGACGGTCGCAGGCGATCCGCGGATCGCGTTCGCCGAGGACGACAGCTCGCTCGACGCGCTCATCGCCGAACACGACGTCGTCGCGCTGCCGGCGCGCTGGGACTGCTGGCCCGACGCCGCGCTGCGGGCGCTGCACGCGGGCCGCCCGCTGCTGTCGACACCGGTCGGCGGGCTGCGCGAGCTGACCGTCGCCGGTCGCTCCGGGTGGCTGGCGGCCGGAACCTCGCCCGCCGCGATCGCGGCGACCGTCGCCTCGCAGCTCGCGAACGAGGAGGAGCTGGCAGCGCTGCTCGCCGGCGACGGACCGCGCGCCGTCGCAGCGGAGGTCACCGACGAGTCGTGCCTGCGCGCGGCATACGCCTCGCTGCTCGGCACCGTCCTCGCGGCGCGCCCCTCCGCCCCGCGCCAGCGCACCCGCCCGCCGCTCGTCAGCGTCGTGATCCCCTGCTTCGGGCTCGCGCGGTGGGTCGAGGCGGCGGTCGCCTCGGCGTTCGCGCAGACGCACCCGGCGATCGAGGTGATCGTCGTCAACGACGGTTCGGCCGAGCCGGAGGACGTGCGGCTGCAGGAGCTGGCCGCCCGCCTGCCGCTCACGCTGCTGACGCAGGAGAACCAGGGCGTCGGCGCCGCGCGCAACCTCGGCATCGCGCAGGCCGCCGGTCGCTACGTGCTGCCGCTCGACGCCGACAACGTGCTCGACGCACGCTTCGTCGCACGCGCGGTCGAGGTGCTCGAGCGCGAGCCGCAGCTCGCGTACGTCACGTCGTGGACGACCTTCGTCGACGAGGCCGGCAGGCCCCTCGTGGGCGACAGCCCTGGCTATCACCCGAGCGGCGGACGCGGCCCGGAGTTCGAGCGCCGCAACATCACGGGGGACGCCGCGGCACTGATCCGCAGGCGCGTGTTCGAGCTGGGATTCGGCTATCGCACCGACCTCGTCAGCCTCGAGGACTGGCAGCTCTGGCGTGAGCTGCGGGACGCGGGCCATCACGGCATCGTGATGCCGACCCGCCTGCTCGACTACCGCGTGCGGGCCGACTCGAAGCTGCGCACGATGGGATTGCCGAACGTCGAGCGGCTCGCAGGCGAGCTGCTCGCCCACCAACGCGAACGGGGTGTGCGATGGGCGTGACGGACGATCAGCGACCGACGGTGCTCGACGCGACGTGCCAAGCCGACGTCAGCCGGCTCCAGCGCTACGCGCTCGCGGCCGAGCTGCTGCGCGAGCGGCAGGTCGTCGTCGTCGGCGACCCCGCCGGCGACGGACGCGAGCTGCTGCGTCGTCGCGGGTGCGACCGGCTGCTCGCGCAGGCCGCGCCGCCGTGGAGCGCGGCGCCTCAGACACGGGGCGCGATCGTCTCCCTGGACGGCGCCGGCCCGCTCGAGCCCGGCCGGCTGTTCGACGAGCTGGCCGCCGCGGCTGCCGTCGGTGACCTCGCGATCGTCGTGTCGTTGCGCGGTGCCGCCGATCCCGTCGCGGCAGAGCAGGACGCCGGCGCCGTGCAGCACGAGGATGCGCTCGCGCTCACCGGCCGTCTTCCCGGTGCGGTGCTGCTCGTGCAGACGGTCGCCGAGGGATCCCTCCTGCGGCGCGTCGACAGGGGCGTCGAGACGTTCGAGACCGCGGAGGCGGAGCTCGAGCTGCCGGACGGACTCGACCCAGAGGACGCCGCGCACTACGTCTGGGTCGTCGGGCTCGACGACGAGCTCGCCGCTGCGGGTGCGCGCGCCACTCTGAAGCTGACCGTGACGCCCGCGGCGACGCGACGCGTTCGCCTGCTGGAGGCCGCCAACGCCGCGCTGCTGCGAACGAACGCGCGACTCGGGCGCGAGCTGCCGGGTCGCGGCGGCGCCGCCGCGACCGGCGAGCTGGCACGCCTGCAGCGGACGGTGGACGCGGCCGCGGCGGACGCCGAGCAGGCGCGCGCCGCCGCGGCGGAGGCCGAGCATCGGCGGGTCGAGGCCGAACGACGCAGCGACGCGCTCGGCGACCGTGCCGCGCAGGCAGAACGCCTCGCCGAGCAGCACGCCGCGCGCGCCGTCTCCGCGGAGGCACGCGTCGTGGAGGTCGAGCTGCGGGCGCACGCGGGCGAGCGACGTGTCGCCGAGGTCGAGGCGCGGGCGCAGGAGGCCGAGCGCTGGGCGCTCGGGCTCGAAGAGCGGTTGGCGGTCGCGAACGACCGCCGCGCGGTCCGCGCGGCGAATCGGCTGTCGCGGCTGTTGCGCCGCTGAGGGCCGGCTGCGCGCCATCGGACGTGCGCTTTGCTTAGGATGCCGCTGAGTCCATGGCATCGCCATCCTCCGATCCAGCGACGCCCGGGCCGGAAGCCGCGCCGCTCGCGCTGTCGCTCGCCGTCGACCGCCTTGCCAGGTTCACGGGTGTCCGCGCGGTGGCCAACGTCGGACCCGCGCCGCTTCGACTCGAAGGCGACTTCGAGCTGACCGCGGCTCCTGCTGAGGGCGGGATCGTGGTCGCCGCCGGCGACACGTCGTGGGACGCGCTCGGCGCGGCGCGGATCGCCGTCGTCGCCGACCTCGGCCGCGACCGCGCGCCGTTCGACGCGATCGCCGCCGCCGAGGAGCGAGCCGCCGCGGCCGGCTGGCGCATCGCCCACGCAGGTCTGCTGCACACGGGCGCGACCGGCGCGCGTCGCGAGGGCTCGCTGCTGATCGCTTGCAGACCCGAGGACTCGATCGCGGAGGCGCTCGCCTGCGGTCCGCTCGGCCTCGCGCTCGACCCCCGTGCGAGCGGCACGGGGTTCGCGCCGCGTCCCGCTCGCGTCCTGATCGCCTCGCACGAGGTCGCCGGGCCGACGGGCAACGGCGGCATCGGGACGGCCTACCATTCGCTCGCCCACACGCTGGCGGCTGCGGGGCACGACGTGACGATGCTGTTCACCGGCTGGCTCGACCCGGAGCAGGCCGGCGGGGAGCCCGAGTGGCGCCGCAGCTTCGCGCAGGCGGGGATCGACTTCCAGCTGCTCGGCACACCATGGGACGTGCCGGTGCGCAACCCGCATCACCAGGTGCGCCGCGCCTACGAGCTGCACCGCTGGCTCACCGCGACGCATGCGACGCGCCCGTTCGACGTCGTCCACGCGCCCGAGACGCCCGGGCACGCGGCCTTCGCGTTGATGGCGAAGCGGCTGGGCTCGGCCTATCGCGACGTCGAGTTCGTCATCGGCACGCACTCCTCGACGCGCTGGGTCGCGGAGAGCAACCGGGAGGGGATCGAGCAGCTCGACGATCTCGTCAGCGAGCAGCTCGAACGCACCAGCGTCGAGCTGGCGGACGTCGTCATGAGCCCGACGGCGTACATGCTCGAGTACATGCGCGGGCGGGGCTGGTCGCTGCCGGAGCGCACCTTCGTGCAGCCGCTCGCGCGCCCGCGAGCCGTTCGCGAGCTGGCGGGCGGACGCCCGACCGCGGGCGAGCGGCCGACGCGCCAGCTGGTGTTCTTCGGACGGCTGGAGACGCGCAAGGGGCTGGAGGCGTTCTGCGACGCCGTCGACCTCCTCACCGCCGCCGACGACTGTCCGTTCGAGCGGGTCACCCTGCTCGGCCGCCCCGAGCCGATCCTCGGCACCGACGCGACCTCCTACGTCACACGGCGGGCCGCCGGGTGGGGTCTCGACTGGAGGATCCTGCCCGACCTCGGCCACGACGAGGCGGTCGCCCACCTGCGCGACGCCGCCGGCGTCGTCGCGATCCCGTCGCTCGTCGACAACTCGCCGAACACCGTGATCGAGACGGTGGCGCTCGGTGTCCCCTTCGTCGCATCGCGTTCCGGCGGCACCGGCGAGCTGATCGCCGCCGCGGACCTGGCCAGCTCGACGTTCGACGGCTGGCGCTACGCCGGCGCGCTCGAGCCGCCGACGTTCTCCGATGCCCGCGAGCCATTCGACGTCGAGGCGCTCGCCACCGCGCTCCGCGCGAAGGCGTTCGCGCCCGCCGCACCCGTCTCACCGTCCGTCGACGACGCCGCCTGCGACAGCGCCTACGACGGCTGGCACCGCGCGATCGCCGGCCGGCCGCGCGACGCAGCGCCCGCGGCGCCCGGCGAGCCGCTGACCGCGGCGGTCTGCATCGTCGCGCGGGACCGCGCCGCCGCGGCGCGGGTCGGAGCCGCGGTCGCGTCCGGCACGCGGGCGCCGACGTGGATCGTGGCGATCGTGGAGGAGCCGGGCGGCGACTCGCTCCCCGGCCTCGACAGCGTCGTCGTCGCAAGCGACCGTGACGCCGGCCAGGCCCGCCGGCGAGTGAACGCGGAGCTCGACGCCGACGTCCTGATCGTCCTGCGCGGCAACGAGGAGCCCGACCCCGAGCTCGTCGAGCGCACGCTCGACGCGATGCGGACGGGCGGCGCGGAGCTGCTGTCGCTCGTCACCCGCGACCACGACGCGGACCGGCCGACGGACACGCCCGAGCACCTGCGCCGGAGCGAGCTGCCGCGCGACCTGTGCGCGTTCGTCCCGATCGCCGGCCCGGCGGTCGCCGGCGCCCTCTATCCGGCGTTCTGCGTCGGACCGTACGCGATCCGCCGTTCGGCGCTGAGCGGGCTCGGCGGCTACGCCGCAGACGCACCGAGCGGCGCCGTCGACCGTGAGCTGCTGTCGCGGGCCGCGCTCGACGGCGTGCGGATGCACGTCTTCCCCGACCCGCTCGCGAGCGTCGTCGAGGACGACGAGCACGTCGCGCTGCGCGCGCACTACTGGGGCTCCACCGCGGTGCCTTCGCCGCGCGGCGAAGAGCAGATCAGCCTGCTGCGGCCGTTCCGGCGCCAGCTCGGCGAGTCGCTCGCCGACCTGCCCGCGCTGCTCACCGGCACGCTCCGGGTCGCCGGCGGCTCGGCCGAGCGGGCGCGAGACGAGGCCGCCCGTCGCGACGAGATCGTCGCCGCGTACGAGGCGCGGCTGACCGAGCACCGCGAGCTGATCGAGCTCTACGAGCGGCAGAAGGAGGAGCTGCGCGCCGCGCTGGGCTCGGGCGGCGCGCGCAGCGCCCGGCCGGGACCCGAGTCCCCTGGGCAGGTTCTTGCGTGGCGCGTTCGCCAACGCATCAAACGACTGGGCCGGAGGCTGCGATGACCTGGGACGAGCCGCTCGAGATCGCGCGGCGCCTCGCGATCCGTCTCGACACGCCGCTGCAGCGCTGGCCCGAGCCGGGCGAGGCTGACGGCGGCGTGCTGCTCGTCGCGGACGCGCAACTGGACGACGTCCCGGCGGAACGGCTCGCAGGCGCAGGCGCGGTGCTCGTCGCCGGCGCCGCCGGGAGCGCGGTCAGCGCCGCGCTCGTCGCATTGGGCGCGCGCGTCGCGGCGCACGGGCTCGACGTCGCGTTCTCGTCGTTCGCGACGACGCCCGGGACCGACGGCGCCCCGATCGACGTCGGACTCGTCGTCGCCGCACCGGCCGGGGACGTCCGCGTGCGGGAGCTGCTCGCCGCCGGGCCGCACGCGCTCACGCTCGACGCCGCCGTCGACGTGGCAGCCGTCTCGCCGACCGCTCCGCCCGCTCGGGTCTGTGTCGTGTCGTTCGAGGTCTCGGGCATGACGGGCGGCGGCATCGGCACCGCGAGCACCTCCCTCGCCGAGTCGCTCGCGCGTTCCGGCCACGACGTCACGCTCCTCTTCACCGGCTGGCAGAACGCGGGCGGCGGCGAGCAGAACGAGCAGTGGCGGCGCCACTACGCGGAGCGCGACGTGCGGTTGGAGATCGTGCGCGCCCCGGGCGTCCAGACCGTCGGCAACCCGCACTTCCCCGCTCGCTCGGCGTACGAGGTCTACTGCTGGTTGCACCAGGCGCCGCCGTTCGACGTCGTCCACCTGCCCGAGAACATGGGTCACGGCGCGTACGCGCAGCTCGCCAAGCGGCAGGGCCGGGCGTTCGTGCAGACGACGTTCGTCGTCGGCACGCACGGTCCGACGCGCTGGGCGGCGGAAGCCAACCGCGTCGCGCTCACGCGCGAGGAGTTCCTCGTCAACGAGGCGCTGGAGCACACGAGCGTCGCGCTCGCGGACGTGCTGCTCGGGCCGAGCCGTTACCTGCACGACTACCTGCGCGAGCGGGACTGGACGCTGCCCGCGCGAGTTCACGTGCAGCCGTACGCCGTCCCGGCCGCCGTGCGTGCACGCAGAATCGCGGAGATCCCGGCGGCCGTGCACGCCCGCGTCGCCGCCGCCGACGGCCGTTCCACCGCAGGCGAGGCCGCGGGCCTGCCGGACGAGATCGTCTTCTTCGGCCGCCTCGAGACGCGCAAGGGCGTCGCGACGCTGTGCGACGCGCTCGACCGGCTGGCGGAGACGGACGACGTCCCGCCCTTCTCGGTCACCTTCCTGGGTCCGGTCGCGGAGGTGCTCGGGCAGCGCGCCGACAGCTACATCGCGGCGCGCGCGGAACGCTGGCCGTGGAGCTGTCAGGTGGTCAGCGACCGCGACCAGCAGGGTGCCGCCGAGTATCTCGGCCGGCCGGGCGTGCTCGCGGTGATGCCGTCCACCGTCGACAACGCACCCAACACCGTGAGCGAGGCGATCGCGCTCGGGATCCCGCTCGTCGCCGGCCGCACCGGTGGCACGGGCGAGCTGGTCGCCGCGGAGCAGCGCGACGACCACATGTTCGGCGCACCGGACGACACCGTCCTCCTGCCGCTGCCGCTGACGAGCGCACCGCCGGCGCCCGAGGCCGGGCCGCTCGCCGAGCTGCTGCTCCGCCGCCTCACGAGAACGGTCGAGCCCGCACGGCCGGCCTCGACCTCCGCGGCCGTCGACGCCGCCTACGACCGCTGGCACCGAGCCGTGCGCCATGCCAACGACACCGGCGCCGGTACAGACCGTGGCGCGCAGGAGCTGCCGGCGCTCGCCGTCTGCATCCTGTTCGACGGCGACGACGCGCTGCTCGGCGCTCAGCTGGACGTGCTCGCGGCGGACGACGCGGAGGTCGAGCTCGTCGTCGCCGACGTTCGCCAGGACCCCCGCGAGCCGATCGAGGCCGCCGTCGAGCGCGGACTGCCCGTCGTGCAGCCGCGCAGACCCGGGCACGCCGCCGAGGCGCGCGCCGCCGCGGTGGCGGCGACCCGTGGCGAGCTGGTGGCGATCGTCCCGCCCGGCGACGTCCCGCTGCCGCCGTTCGCCGACGTGCTGCGCTCCGTCGCCGCAGCGACGGACGCGGACGTGTACGCCTGCGTCGTGCTCGACGAGGTCCCCCGAGACGCCGACGCCGACGATGCGGAGGCGTCGACGCGGGACGCGCTGGTACACGCGTTCGTGCCGCTGAGCGGCCCGCCGCTTGCCGGCCTGACGCACCCGCTGTTCAGCGCCGGCCCGTATGCGATCCGGCGCGCTGCGCTCACACAGCTCGGGGGCTTCGCCGCCGACGCACGCGGTGAAGAAGCCGATCACGAGCTGCTCAACCGCGCCGCCGCGACCGGGCTGCGGCTGGAGGTCGTGTCCGAGCCGCTTGCGGCCAAGCGGCGCGCCGACGCGTGGTCAGCGCTGCGCGCAGGGCCGCAGGAGCCTGCCGGGCTGCCATACGACGCGGAGCAGTGGCTGCGCGTCGAGCGGCCGCTCGCGCGTGAAGCGGACGCGGCAGCGGATCTCGTCGGCCTCCTGCGCGGCACGCGCGGCGAGGCGGACCGGCTCCAGGCGGTGCTGGCCGAGCAGCAGCACGTCTACGAGGGACGCCTCGCCGAACAGCGCATCTGGATCGACGACCTCGAGCAGAAGGTCGCCGACTTCCGCAAGCTCGAAGCGGAGCTGCTCGCGGAGGCCAAGCGGCTGCGAGCGCTCACCGAGGAGATGTCCCAGAGCGCCGCACAGCTCACGGTGCGCACGCTGCGCAACGCCGGGAGACGTGCGGCAGGGCGGTTGAGACGCTGAGCCCCGTGCGCCGGGCGACGCACGCCGGCGCTCAGCGCCGCTCGGTGCCGAATGCGCGCAGGTCGAGCAGCAGGTCGTGCACCAGGCGGGGGTAGACGCGCGAGGCGCGGAAGTCCTCCGCCTTCATGCGGCCACGCACGCGTACGCGATGGTGGGCGTCCGGCGAGCGCTGCAGCAGCTCCAGCTCGCGGTACAGCTCGACAGCTGTTCCGACCTCGATGAAGTCGATGCCCGGCTCGAGCCCGTGGAGCGGATCGAGCGACTCGCTCAGGACGAGGTGGCCGGCCGCGAGGTGCAGCGAGAC encodes:
- a CDS encoding glycosyltransferase family 4 protein — encoded protein: MASPSSDPATPGPEAAPLALSLAVDRLARFTGVRAVANVGPAPLRLEGDFELTAAPAEGGIVVAAGDTSWDALGAARIAVVADLGRDRAPFDAIAAAEERAAAAGWRIAHAGLLHTGATGARREGSLLIACRPEDSIAEALACGPLGLALDPRASGTGFAPRPARVLIASHEVAGPTGNGGIGTAYHSLAHTLAAAGHDVTMLFTGWLDPEQAGGEPEWRRSFAQAGIDFQLLGTPWDVPVRNPHHQVRRAYELHRWLTATHATRPFDVVHAPETPGHAAFALMAKRLGSAYRDVEFVIGTHSSTRWVAESNREGIEQLDDLVSEQLERTSVELADVVMSPTAYMLEYMRGRGWSLPERTFVQPLARPRAVRELAGGRPTAGERPTRQLVFFGRLETRKGLEAFCDAVDLLTAADDCPFERVTLLGRPEPILGTDATSYVTRRAAGWGLDWRILPDLGHDEAVAHLRDAAGVVAIPSLVDNSPNTVIETVALGVPFVASRSGGTGELIAAADLASSTFDGWRYAGALEPPTFSDAREPFDVEALATALRAKAFAPAAPVSPSVDDAACDSAYDGWHRAIAGRPRDAAPAAPGEPLTAAVCIVARDRAAAARVGAAVASGTRAPTWIVAIVEEPGGDSLPGLDSVVVASDRDAGQARRRVNAELDADVLIVLRGNEEPDPELVERTLDAMRTGGAELLSLVTRDHDADRPTDTPEHLRRSELPRDLCAFVPIAGPAVAGALYPAFCVGPYAIRRSALSGLGGYAADAPSGAVDRELLSRAALDGVRMHVFPDPLASVVEDDEHVALRAHYWGSTAVPSPRGEEQISLLRPFRRQLGESLADLPALLTGTLRVAGGSAERARDEAARRDEIVAAYEARLTEHRELIELYERQKEELRAALGSGGARSARPGPESPGQVLAWRVRQRIKRLGRRLR
- a CDS encoding FkbM family methyltransferase, whose product is MRAAIHGEGAEEVERFHIKGIDPIRDLRQCLPGFAPTVVVDVGANVGQSAAVFAAAFPHAEILCFEPVSSVFEELQQRFAVSRRVHCVRCALGAESGSGSIVLSGSTLHSLAASPTAESAGGTEPVEVRTLDEVCRERGIEHVDLLKIDTEGFDLEVLRGAEELLAQQRVDVVEVEAGMNPENSTHVPFETLKRHLERHDYRLFGIYEQKEEWPTLQPHLRRTNPVYISQRTIDRHRGHSPGTPP
- a CDS encoding glycosyltransferase encodes the protein MTWDEPLEIARRLAIRLDTPLQRWPEPGEADGGVLLVADAQLDDVPAERLAGAGAVLVAGAAGSAVSAALVALGARVAAHGLDVAFSSFATTPGTDGAPIDVGLVVAAPAGDVRVRELLAAGPHALTLDAAVDVAAVSPTAPPARVCVVSFEVSGMTGGGIGTASTSLAESLARSGHDVTLLFTGWQNAGGGEQNEQWRRHYAERDVRLEIVRAPGVQTVGNPHFPARSAYEVYCWLHQAPPFDVVHLPENMGHGAYAQLAKRQGRAFVQTTFVVGTHGPTRWAAEANRVALTREEFLVNEALEHTSVALADVLLGPSRYLHDYLRERDWTLPARVHVQPYAVPAAVRARRIAEIPAAVHARVAAADGRSTAGEAAGLPDEIVFFGRLETRKGVATLCDALDRLAETDDVPPFSVTFLGPVAEVLGQRADSYIAARAERWPWSCQVVSDRDQQGAAEYLGRPGVLAVMPSTVDNAPNTVSEAIALGIPLVAGRTGGTGELVAAEQRDDHMFGAPDDTVLLPLPLTSAPPAPEAGPLAELLLRRLTRTVEPARPASTSAAVDAAYDRWHRAVRHANDTGAGTDRGAQELPALAVCILFDGDDALLGAQLDVLAADDAEVELVVADVRQDPREPIEAAVERGLPVVQPRRPGHAAEARAAAVAATRGELVAIVPPGDVPLPPFADVLRSVAAATDADVYACVVLDEVPRDADADDAEASTRDALVHAFVPLSGPPLAGLTHPLFSAGPYAIRRAALTQLGGFAADARGEEADHELLNRAAATGLRLEVVSEPLAAKRRADAWSALRAGPQEPAGLPYDAEQWLRVERPLAREADAAADLVGLLRGTRGEADRLQAVLAEQQHVYEGRLAEQRIWIDDLEQKVADFRKLEAELLAEAKRLRALTEEMSQSAAQLTVRTLRNAGRRAAGRLRR
- a CDS encoding ABC transporter permease, giving the protein MSVETPPKPLRGTRIPGPVAIGVDARRFFNLTRTLAVTEFKLRFFGSALGYLWQLMRPLLLFGVLYVVFAHVLKFRSDAEFYPVALLSGIVIFTFLSESTTVAVSSLVDREALVRKVQFPRLVIPLSVVTTALMNLALNLVVVVIFLLISGGSVRLSWLEIPFLVVLLALFAAGISTLISALYVRYRDIRPVWDVLLQMLFYGTPIFYTLDVINNKTLEHVLLINPLAVIIQQFRHAVIDPSHPSAVEAAGGWLLLLAPTTILVLLVVGGYRYFDRAAPRIAEDL
- a CDS encoding glycosyltransferase codes for the protein MFSTAAALAAEHDVTVFVSAAGEPPRTAAGDDAPPFRTVVVDEPQETGGGFSFPAHQRSSVALDALRDVYGDAGPDLVEFIDRGGEGAVTVQARITRDPFLAGTRVVIRACGSDEMLRTLDGWLPDDAHANLLHELERTSLRHADLLLVPSRHVETTYRRFYGDRDALAPVRTVRPGFRPPAAADAPGPPTAQGPSTPPDDRPLRLLVPGPLDPRRGAAVLVEALLGLDPQIPWQLTLCGPDREVGGLRTSMRAQLELTVAGDPRIAFAEDDSSLDALIAEHDVVALPARWDCWPDAALRALHAGRPLLSTPVGGLRELTVAGRSGWLAAGTSPAAIAATVASQLANEEELAALLAGDGPRAVAAEVTDESCLRAAYASLLGTVLAARPSAPRQRTRPPLVSVVIPCFGLARWVEAAVASAFAQTHPAIEVIVVNDGSAEPEDVRLQELAARLPLTLLTQENQGVGAARNLGIAQAAGRYVLPLDADNVLDARFVARAVEVLEREPQLAYVTSWTTFVDEAGRPLVGDSPGYHPSGGRGPEFERRNITGDAAALIRRRVFELGFGYRTDLVSLEDWQLWRELRDAGHHGIVMPTRLLDYRVRADSKLRTMGLPNVERLAGELLAHQRERGVRWA